Part of the Lotus japonicus ecotype B-129 chromosome 6, LjGifu_v1.2 genome, GTGcaacaagaaagaaagaacgAGACAGGTACGGTACCTGAATAAAATACACAACACCATTTACAGATACATAAACTATCTTCAGCTTATCCGTCGGCAAACTCCTCGCCTGCTCAATGTCAGAACAAAATTAGAATTTACTACCTGATATATAAAAACTAGAAAATCAAGAAAAGGAAGCAAAAAATCCGCGACCAAGTTGGTTTTATCACTATTTCATtgaattactaattagtaacaGTGAAACTGAAACTAAATAGTTTTAGAaggagaaaagaaaggaaatagGCATGCCTGATGATAAATTTCCGCCCAGAAAAGTACTAGAAGTGTGTATGTTGAGAAATACACAAGTCCAGGCAGATCTAATAGCACCAAAACCAAAACCTAAAGCCACTCCATGTCAGTAATTCAAGCAGTGTCAACTATTAATCTCTTCAATTTCAACTATAAATCTACCTTGGGATGCAGAGTGAAAACTTTGGTGTGAAATCCAAACACTAGTGCACGTACTGCAAAattaaaatgcaaaaaaaaaggtaaagatTCTAGCAAATGACATAGCAAAAGAGGACAGTGTGTGGTTGGATGGGAGGGGAATTACCTCCGCTGACAATGAAGTTCATGAGATGGAAAATCTTCTGAGTAGTCCAGCCATATTCAGGTACTCTGAGCTCAATTCTGATGAGCTGAATCTGCAGCAGCATTTGAAGGTGTGAGTGAGTGAGAGAGTGATTGAAAATTGAAACTGAAATTCATTAAGGAGTGAGAGGCTGAGAGGAGACCAGAGCGACGGAGGAGATGAGAGCGTAAGCGGCACAGAGAGAGTAGAAGAGAGCGCTCTGCCACTGAGTGGAGTCGCTGATATGGTCCCACCATGGCCAgccggagaagaagaagaagaagaaggaggagaacgGTGCAAGTGCAAGAGCACGTGCTAACTCCATCATCTGAACTCTAACTAAACTCGTGTTTAGCTACTTTCCATTTTCAGTCAGACTCAACCAATATGGGAGAGTGGAAGAGCTATCCAACCAACCATAAATGATGCTACCCGCCGGTCTACTCTCTCATTCACACATACATACTCTGCGGGCCAAGCGTGAGTGTTTTGGACTTTGGTTCAAGTACGGATTGTTGGAATGAAAAATCAAATAACCAATCCTTTTATTACCTGTCCCATCCCAACTGTGAACCTTTAAAAACTGTGTCTCTTTCAGCTACACTTCAACTCCTAACTTATCTTCCATTATTCATTTCTTACTCCTTTTGTCATTCAAATAATTGTAAGGAAATTGTTATATCtttaaggctaaaaagcacttttagCCCCTGatatttcaagtttgtgcaaattctgcccatactctatttttgtcgatgtttctacccctcatgttttcaaacagtgcaccgtcttgaaacatcaggggccaaaagtgctttttagcctatctTTAATTTGCATTCAAATGTTTAATGTCAATAATTtagtaaaaattgaaaaaatgaaaaagattttGTAGAATCCTCAACTACCTctagtatgtttttttttagtacattggaaaattaaaagaagaaCTACCTCTAGTATGTAAACAAAGATAACTCCCTCTCTTGTCTTGACCAATAAAGGAGAATTTCATTTATATATAGAAGGTTGGTTACATATGACCATGTAATTACACCAAATAAAGTACACCAAAAACAAATCAACACAAATCCCTTAATCATAACAACTACAATTATAGTATCTCACTTAATTACAACAGTAAATTCACTTAACTACAACAATTAGAATCCTAAAATTAAGGGTGGTTTGTCTAATATAGTAAACCCTCAACATCTATAGCATGCATCTTCGACTTCCTGCATGTTTGAAAACTCGTTcgaaaattataataaaaccAAAATTATATAATAGACGAACAAAAATGACTTCCATTAGTTTTTGCTTCTACCATAAATTTTAACTTTATGATAATTTTCAAACATTCACTCACTCATGCGACACCTCTAGGTATCACTGCCCCATCACTGGGTATCATTCTTCCCTTTCTCATGTTCACTTTTAAACTTAATATGTCAGTACCTAAAATTTTATCATCATTCGCAAGTTTTATACATTTATTTAATTAGGTTTACTATATTGTTGTACTTGTACTATAATTATATTAaagtttttaaaagaaaaaaaaaagtgttgttTTTAAACATTGTATAAAAGTTGATCCATCTTCTATTAAAACAGGATCTGTGGCGCAATGGTAGCGCGTCTGACTCCAGATCAGAAGGTTGCGTGTTCGATTCACGTCAggttcacttttttttttttctttttttcccatTTCTTAAAACAcgagattttcatttttctctcacATCATTGAACACATAAAACGCAGCGTTTTATCACTCTCTTGCTTCTCTTCTCTTCACCAAAACCCCTTCACTCTCCATTTCCTCctccccaaaaccctaaacctctTCCCCTCACCGCCACAATGGCGTCCCGTCTCCGCCACTCTCTCCGCCGCTACTCCACCATCCTCTCCCCAAACTCATCAACGCCACTAACCGCAAAGGAGAAGTCAAGAACCGCCCTCCACCTCCTCAAATCCGAAACCAACCCGGAACGCATCCTCGACATCTGCCGCGCCGCCTCTCTCACCCCGGACTTCCACCTCGACCGCATCGCCCTCTCCGTCGCCATCTCCAAACTCAAAGACGGCAACCACTTCTCCACCATCGACCAATTCCTCCGCGACCTCCCCACCTCCCGCCCTGACCTCCACAACGAGCGTTTCCTCTCGCAATCCATCGTGCTCTACGGCCAGGCCAGAATGCTCCCCAACGCCGTCACCGCCTTCACTCGCATGCGCGACGAGTTTCAaatcaccccctccgtcaagtCCCTCAATGCCCTCCTCTTCGCTGCTCTCATTGCCAAGGACTACAAAGAGGTATCTCGAATCTACCTCGATTTCCCGAAAAATTATTCG contains:
- the LOC130726212 gene encoding tobamovirus multiplication protein 1-like isoform X1, which codes for MMELARALALAPFSSFFFFFFSGWPWWDHISDSTQWQSALFYSLCAAYALISSVALIQLIRIELRVPEYGWTTQKIFHLMNFIVSGVRALVFGFHTKVFTLHPKVLVLVLLDLPGLVYFSTYTLLVLFWAEIYHQARSLPTDKLKIVYVSVNGVVYFIQVCIWIYIWIDDNSVAELIGQIFIGAVSFIAAIGFLIYGGRLFSMLRRFPIESKGRRKKLNEVGCVTAICFTCFLIRCLMVFISAFDSDASLDVLDHPILDFIYYMLVEIVPSALVLFILRKLPPKRISAQYHPIR